GACAGCGAAGTTATTCCCCGATTAATTTTATATTCTCAAATCAGAAGCTGAAGATGGCTTTTTTTGTTACTTTTCTTTGTGCGGGCCGCTGCAGTAAATCCTAATGGCATCACTCATAAACCGAGCCGTACCTTCCCCATACTTATCAAGATTTTTTGTAAATCGTTCATCTGCTACATACATTTCTCCCAACCCTGCCAGTATTTCTTTTGTACATGGATAAGAATATCTGCTTATATGATCCTGCCACTCCTTCACCAGTCTCTGTGCTTCGTCCTTTCCCGGATCCTGATTAACCATAGATGCAAATCCTTCGAAGATTTCATCCATCTCTGCTCCCATCCTTGCCTTATCGTCATCAGAATACGCGGCATACCGCTTTTCACTTTCCTGATAGGCCTCCGTATCGCCATAGCGTTCTCTGGCTTCCCGGGCATATTTCTGCTTCGCTCTTTCAATATCCTCGTTTGTTGTCCTTAGCTTACTCATAGTCTCTCCTTTAATCGTCTCATCCACAAGACACAGCAATTCATCCAGATGCTCTCGTTTCAGCAATAAAAGCTCCCGGTGGTTACACAGTGCCTGTTTTTTATCATAATCAGGTTTTTTGAGGAGATTCGAGATTTCCTTCAAAGAAAATTCCAGTTCCCGGTAAAACAATACCTGCTGAAGCACCGACAGGGACTCCTGATCATAATACCGATACCCGTTCTCTCCTGTCTCTGAGGGTTTTACCAGTCCTATTGCATCGTAATAATGGAGTGTGCGCACACTGATACCACATTTTCTGGCTGCTTCACTGATTGTTAATTTCATCTCTCTTCTCACCTCATGTTCATCCTACTCTATGACGCAGCGTCAAAGTCAACCGCTAATTGCAGAGATTTCTCAGATTCACTTTAATTCCTGATACCATGTCTCCACATCACCTTGTTCTTTACTATTTATATATATGGTTAGCTCTGGAAGTACAATCTTTAATATCGGGGTATATCCCCGGTTAATATAAAGTCTCAGCGCTCCGGCCGTATTTTCCCGGAATTTTCCAAGCAGTTTGTCATCTGTAGCAGCTCCGTTCACTCTGCGCAGATTGTCCTTCGGTAACCGATTCACCACTTTAATCTCCTGAATCTCCTCCGGTGAAAATGAATAGTCATATGCACCGGCTGTTATCGTTACCTGCTTCTGATTAACACGCATATCAATTCTGGTGAAATCCATCTTAAAAAGCAGGACACATATCCATACCAAAAGCAGAACCGTTCCCGTTACCAGGATACCAGTCAGCACCTTCGCACTTGTCTTTGCCATATTCAGAGAAAAATTGGTGCTGCATAGCCGGTCCTCAATCAAGAGATCCTCATCCTCCGGATTATTATACCAGCCGTTCTTCCAGTATACATCATCATCCGTCGGAGAACCGGTCAGCCAGCTCTTTTCCACCTTTAAATCATATAGCTTTTTGTGGTATCTGAATACCAAGGCTGTGCCGAGTATGATAAATCCTATAAGCCATATACTCCAGACGACCATGAATACAGATAGATACCAAAAGTAAAGAGCAGTGATTCCGATACTGAATATCAGATTCGATATATAGAATATCCTGCTTTTTCCTCTATAGATTTTTATCAGACTCTGGGTTTCCGGTTCATTCACCGCATAGCCCGGAATGTGGACACCTAACAGCATACCATCTTTATATTTATACTTCTTTCCATAAACACCTGCAAAACACCCTACCACAAGTAAATCCGAAGCAATAAAAATAACAAGTAACACGATATCCATATTCCCATCCCCTCTTCATTAAATCCATTTTTCATCTGCCGGCTTTTTTCCAAGCCGTACATCCTCCATGTATTCAATCATATCCTCCGGAAGATGATCAAAAAGATAGTTTTTACTGCTTTTATGCTTATTCAGATAGCCGCTTCTGATTTCTATATCCGCCGTCTGTATTTCTTCTCTCAAACCCTGTGCCGACATACGAGTGGCTCCCTGCCCCATGATGATAAGCTGCTCCAGCGCATCGGAGGTTGCAACCGTAACACGATATTTTTTTCCTATTTCATGTACTGTCTTCTCAATATACTGATCTGCCGTCTCCGCTTCTTTTGTATATACCACATGAATATTATGATAATCTGTAATACTGCCTTGATTTCCTTCCACTTTATAGGCATCAAAAACCAGAATCAAGTTATTCTTCTTATACCCCTGATAGTTGGACAGGATATCCATCAATTTATTTCTTGCACTGGTCAGATCTGCCTCTGCCAGTTCCTTTAATTCTTCCCATGCAAATATTATATTATATCCATCTACCAGCAAGTACTCTTCTTCTGAATCTCTTTTTGATGGCCTTTCCGATTGACTTGCCCGGTCGGTCACATATGCGGTTTTTGTAAATCCGGATTTTTTTCTTTCTACAGTTCCATAGGTACGCTCAAAAATTTCCTGCAGTTCCTTATCCAATTCCAGGCTCTTTGACAACCCCTGGGATACCGTCACTGCATCTGTAATCGAATCCTTATGCAGAACCGCATCGTCTCTGCGCTCCACATGCGCGTAATCCCTGACTTTATCCCAGGGAACCACAAACCCGGATCCATGAGAACAGAAAACAGAAGAAGAAGGATTCTCCAGATCCCGTTCGGGGTTATAGCCTTTTTCATTAATCACCTCCTGTGCGTCGTGACAGGGTTCATACCCTTTCAGGAAACAGGACAGCCTTCCCCGCCCCTTTGTGTACGCAATTACCTCCATCTGATAATCCCTCATAGTTATGACCGGTGCACTTCCAGTGAGTATGGAATACCCACCTTCCATTTGAGGTTCCAAAAAGGTACCATGCATCTTTTGTATATCGGAAATTGCTCTTCCCAGCATTTCGGAGGGTACCTCCAGACAATATGCATATACCGGCTCCAAAAGGATGGACTTTGCCTGCATAAGTCCCTGCCGCACCGCACGGTAAGTTGCCTGCCGGAAATCTCCTCCTTCTGTATGTTTCTTATGGGCCCGTCCGGCCGTCAAGGTGATTTCCATATCTGTAATTTCAGAACCTGTCAGGACTCCCCGATGATTTTTTTCTTCCAGATGGCTCAGTACCAGCCGCTGCCAGTTTTTATCCAGCATATCCTCACTACAGCTGCTTTTAAAATGCAGGCCGCTGCCAGGGCACCCCGGCTCCAACAGCAGATGGACTTCAGCATAGTGCCGCAGCGGTTCAAAATGCCCCACCCCCTCCACAGGTTCTTCAATTGTTTCCTTATATACGATGCTTCCCGAACCAAAGGAGGCCCCGACTTTAAATCTTTCCTGAATAAGATCCCGTAAGATTTCAATCTGCACCTCTCCCATTACCTGCGCATGAATCTCCTGCAGCTCCTCATCCCAGGTGATATGAAGTAAGGGTTCTTCCTCCTCCAGCTCGCGCAGTTTCCGAAGCATCAGGTGCACATCCGTTCCCTCCGGAAAACCTATCGTATACGTCAGAACCGGTTCTAAAACCGGAAACCCGGCACCTGCTTCTATTCCCAGACCCTGACCGGAATACGTTTGATTCAAGCCGGTAACTGCACATATGGCCCCAGCCGGAACTTCGTTGACACTCTTGTAGCCTGAACCGGAATAAATCCTGATCTGATCCACCTTCTCTTCCCAGACTGCGTCTTCCGCATTGAGGCTTTCATCAGACGGATGATTGGTCAAAAGTGTTTTTACTTTTAATTCACCTCCTGTTACTTTTAAATGAGTCAGCCTGATTCCCTGATTATCCCTGCTTATTTTATATACCTTTGCCCCAAATTCCCGGAAATACCGGGGACACCGGATATATGATCTCATTCCATCCAGCAGCTCCTGCACACCCTGCATCTTAAGGGCAGCTCCGAAGTAACAGGGAAATACTTTACGGGTTTGAATCAGTTCCGCAATCTCTTCTTTGCCAATGCTTCCACTGCTAAGGTAATGTTCCAGAAGCCGCTCATCACACATAGCCAGGTTTTCCATAAATACATCATTATCCGGACGATCTGTAAAATCTATACATCGTTCATCAAGTCTCTTACTTAACTCTTGCATTAACAGACGCTTGTCTGTACCGGACTGATCCATCTTATTGACAAACAGAAACACTGGAATCCCGTATTTCTTTAGTAACCGCCACAAAGTTTCCACATGGCCCTGTACACCATCTGCTCCGCTGATAACTAAAACAGCATAATCCAGGACCCGCAGGGTACGTTCCGTTTCAGCAGAAAAATCCACATGACCCGGAGTATCCAAAAGCGTTACTCCCGTATCGCCCAAAGTGAACTCAGCCTGTTTGGAAAATATGGTAATACCCCTCTCCTTTTCAAGCTCGTAAGTATCCAAGAACGCATCCTTATGGTCCACCCGCCCTAATTTCCGTATGCTTCCTGTCAGATATAATATGCTCTCTGCCAGTGTTGTCTTCCCGGCATCCACATGCGCCAGTATACCTATAACCAGCCTCTTTGTATTTTCTGTCATAGACTATTTTCCTATCGTATGAATGTTATCTTTTTCTTTAAGAATATCACGAAATAGTCTTTTTTGCAAAATGATGCCTCAAAGATGACTAGATACGTTTTTTTACTAATTCTACTGCTTCCTTACCAGTCAAATGTTCCACCTGTATTTTTAAAACACATAAAATGCTCCATTCTCGCCGAATTTCCTTTTCCCCTGCTTCATCCAAACCGGGAGCATATTTGTAATTTAACAGACGCATGACCCTTAATTTTTCATCATCTTCTGTAATTTCTACAGCTTTACCAAATGCAACGACACTTCTGAAATATGTTGTAAATTCTTCTGGAACAATTTGTTCTTTATCAATAACACAAAAGGAAACTTTATTATCCTTTTTAATAGCATCTAATTTATGGCCTGCTTTGGCACAATGAAAATAGATTGCATTGTTTTCATACACATAATTTACTGGAACAGTGTAGGGATAGCCCTCATCGCCCAAGACCCCTAAAATACCTGTTGAGCTGTTTTGCAATATATCTTCTGATATTTCCCTGGGTAACAATTGCTTTTTTCTTCTCATCTGTCTGAACATAAAATACCCCTCTTTCTTTACGAAATAATAAAACGTGCAATCTGACACATAATCATTCCTCTACTATACCATACAGGAGTACCCCAGTCATACGCACCGTCCAAACTTAGTTTATTATTAAACTGGCATCTTTTTGTATTTTTTTAACATATATATATACAAGATATATGAACCAACAAATAACAGCAGGGAAATACAAAGCCCTGTCAGCCTGTAATCCACCGGCAGCACCACAGAAACCGCTCCAAACAGAACTCCAAGCAGCATGAAAGGAAACATCCCCAAAAATGCTGCAAA
The window above is part of the Novisyntrophococcus fermenticellae genome. Proteins encoded here:
- a CDS encoding MerR family transcriptional regulator: MKLTISEAARKCGISVRTLHYYDAIGLVKPSETGENGYRYYDQESLSVLQQVLFYRELEFSLKEISNLLKKPDYDKKQALCNHRELLLLKREHLDELLCLVDETIKGETMSKLRTTNEDIERAKQKYAREARERYGDTEAYQESEKRYAAYSDDDKARMGAEMDEIFEGFASMVNQDPGKDEAQRLVKEWQDHISRYSYPCTKEILAGLGEMYVADERFTKNLDKYGEGTARFMSDAIRIYCSGPHKEK
- a CDS encoding translation factor GTPase family protein, with amino-acid sequence MTENTKRLVIGILAHVDAGKTTLAESILYLTGSIRKLGRVDHKDAFLDTYELEKERGITIFSKQAEFTLGDTGVTLLDTPGHVDFSAETERTLRVLDYAVLVISGADGVQGHVETLWRLLKKYGIPVFLFVNKMDQSGTDKRLLMQELSKRLDERCIDFTDRPDNDVFMENLAMCDERLLEHYLSSGSIGKEEIAELIQTRKVFPCYFGAALKMQGVQELLDGMRSYIRCPRYFREFGAKVYKISRDNQGIRLTHLKVTGGELKVKTLLTNHPSDESLNAEDAVWEEKVDQIRIYSGSGYKSVNEVPAGAICAVTGLNQTYSGQGLGIEAGAGFPVLEPVLTYTIGFPEGTDVHLMLRKLRELEEEEPLLHITWDEELQEIHAQVMGEVQIEILRDLIQERFKVGASFGSGSIVYKETIEEPVEGVGHFEPLRHYAEVHLLLEPGCPGSGLHFKSSCSEDMLDKNWQRLVLSHLEEKNHRGVLTGSEITDMEITLTAGRAHKKHTEGGDFRQATYRAVRQGLMQAKSILLEPVYAYCLEVPSEMLGRAISDIQKMHGTFLEPQMEGGYSILTGSAPVITMRDYQMEVIAYTKGRGRLSCFLKGYEPCHDAQEVINEKGYNPERDLENPSSSVFCSHGSGFVVPWDKVRDYAHVERRDDAVLHKDSITDAVTVSQGLSKSLELDKELQEIFERTYGTVERKKSGFTKTAYVTDRASQSERPSKRDSEEEYLLVDGYNIIFAWEELKELAEADLTSARNKLMDILSNYQGYKKNNLILVFDAYKVEGNQGSITDYHNIHVVYTKEAETADQYIEKTVHEIGKKYRVTVATSDALEQLIIMGQGATRMSAQGLREEIQTADIEIRSGYLNKHKSSKNYLFDHLPEDMIEYMEDVRLGKKPADEKWI
- a CDS encoding pyridoxamine 5'-phosphate oxidase family protein; this translates as MFRQMRRKKQLLPREISEDILQNSSTGILGVLGDEGYPYTVPVNYVYENNAIYFHCAKAGHKLDAIKKDNKVSFCVIDKEQIVPEEFTTYFRSVVAFGKAVEITEDDEKLRVMRLLNYKYAPGLDEAGEKEIRREWSILCVLKIQVEHLTGKEAVELVKKRI